The following proteins are encoded in a genomic region of Maylandia zebra isolate NMK-2024a linkage group LG1, Mzebra_GT3a, whole genome shotgun sequence:
- the LOC101478107 gene encoding phosphomevalonate kinase codes for MEDRVSEPSLVLVFSGKRKSGKDYVTELIQQRLGPDVCCILRLSGPLKEQYAQEHGLDLDQLMGPGPYKEQYRADMIHWGESRRRQDPGFFCRLASRGACQPVWLVSDARRLSDLQWFQAEFPQQTQSVRVQSSEKTRSQRGWSFTAGVDDAESECGLDSGVEFDWIVINEADAPSLDEQLRPILQLTEEAASTSSVNQS; via the exons ATGGAGGACCGGGTCTCCGAGCCCAGCCTGGTTCTGGTCTTCAGTGGGAAGAGGAAGTCCGGAAAAGATTACGTGACGGAGCTGATCCAGCAGAG GTTGGGCCCTGACGTCTGCTGCATCCTGCGCCTGTCTGGACCCCTAAAGGAGCAGTATGCTCAG GAACACGGTCTGGACCTGGACCAGTTGATGGGTCCTGGACCTTATAAGGAGCAGTATCGAGCTGACATGATTCACTGGGGAGAATCTCGCCGCCGCCAGGACCCCGGCTTCTTCTGTCGCCTGGCGAGCAGAGGAGCCTGCCAACCAGTGTGG TTGGTGAGCGACGCGCGGCGGCTCTCAGACCTGCAGTGGTTCCAGGCAGAGTTTCCTCAACAGACTCAAAGTGTCAGAGTTCAAAGTTCCGAGAAGACCAGGTCACAGAGGGGGTGGAGCTTCACTGCAG GTGTCGACGATGCAGAGTCGGAGTGCGGTCTGGACAGCGGAGTTGAATTTGATTGGATTGTAATTAATGAAGCCGACGCCCCCTCGTTGGACGAGCAGCTGCGTCCAATCTTGCAGCTCACTGAGGAAGCAGCTTCAACATCATCAGTAAATCAAAGCTGA